AAAAGATCGGCTTTTATCCACAAAAAAAGTCTCCCAAAACTGGAAGACTTTACTATTTTTAGATTCAAAAAATTACTTAGCGAATTTTTTGTATTTGTTCATGAACTTATCAACTCTACCTGCAGTGTCAACTAACTTCACTTTACCAGTGTAGAAAGGGTGAGAAGTTGAAGAGATTTCCATCTTGATTAGAGGATACTCCTGTCCTTCGTACTCGATAGTGTCTTTTGTTTCTGCAGTGGACTTGCAAAGAAACACCTCGTCGTTACTCATATCTTTGAAAACAACAAGTCTATAATTTTCTGGGTGAATTCCGTTTTTCATAATACAATTTTTAAAAAAATTAAAGTTTGCTTTCGAAATAGTAATGGATATTTCTCTGCTAATTTTAGGTTGCAAAAGTACAATATTTTTTCTAAATTCCAAATACCCTATTCATTTTTTTTTCTTGATAAGAAATTCAAAGTATTTTCGTTAAATTTGGAATCTATTTAAACTTTAATTTCGATGAAATTCAAATTATTACTGGCTTTTTCTTTCTGGATGCTTCTAGTAACGGTATCATGTAATAAAGACGATATTACGTTTGATGCTCCTTCACAGCTGTTAAGTTTTTCAAAAGACACGGTATTCTGTGATACGGTTTACCATCAGGTGCGTTCTGAAACCTATGCTGTAAAAGTATATAATAATGAAGATAAAGACGTTCTGATCCCAAGAATTAATCTGGAGAAAGGGGCTTCGTCTTTATACAGAATCAATGTAGACGGAAAACCGGGATATGATTTTAAAGATGTTCCGTTGAGAAAGAAAGACAGTATGTATATATTTGTCGAAATTGCTCCCGAGGCTACGGGGCCGGAAGCTATTGCTGAAGACAAAATTGTTTTCAACAGTGGTGCCGGGCAGCAGCATGTCACTTTATTTTCAGTTGTTCAGGATGCTGAATTTTTCATCCAGACTCCTACCAACCCTAATGTCATTTCCAATCATACAACCTGGAATAATAATAAAGCGAAGATCATCTATGGTGATCTGACAATTGATCCCAATATCACTCTGGATATCCAGGCCGGAACAAAAGTTTATTTCCATAAGAACAGTGGAATGAAAGTTTCAGCAGGAGCCTCTCTGAATATCAACGGGGCACTAAACAATGAAGTTATCCTTCGTGGTGACAGAAATGATCCGTATTATGATACCATTCCTAAAAACTGGAACTCTATCAGAATGGAAGCTACGGCCAATCTTAATATGAATTTTGCAAGACTTTTCGGAGGGACAAGAGGAATCGATATGAAACAGGCCAATGCCAATATCAGCAATTCCTTTATTCACACCTTTCTTGAATACGGAATTTATGCTGTAGGTTCTACCGTAAATGCAAAAAACCTGGTGATGAACAATTGTGGAGAATCCTGCATCGGAATTTTCAGAGGGGGAAACCACAGCTATATTCATTCTACGATTGCCAATTATTCTAAAACCATGGGCAGTTTCAACAGGCTTGGAATCTTTGCTACCAATGAATGGAAGAATGCTTCCGGACAAATGGAGCAGGGAGCGCTTCAGCGTCTTGATATCAAAAACTCTATTATTTTTTCAGACCGAGATAATTCCGTTAATTTTGAACCAACTCCCGGGCAGCAGTTTGAATACCTGCTTCAGAACACATCCATAAAATATTCCGGAGTATCAGAAGCCGGTTTCGCGTTTGATAATAATATGAATGTGGTGCAGAGCTTTAAAAATGAAGATCCTCAGTTCCTGAATTATTTTGCAGCAAAAATGAATCTGCGCGTTAAGCCTGCTTCTCCGGCAAGAGGAAAAGGAAATACCACCGTGGCAGGAACAGTACCACTCGACATTGTGAATGTATCAAGAACAACCAACCCTACTTTAGGAGCTTATCAATAATGGAAATTACACAGCTGCAGCAGC
This region of Chryseobacterium vaccae genomic DNA includes:
- a CDS encoding type B 50S ribosomal protein L31 is translated as MKNGIHPENYRLVVFKDMSNDEVFLCKSTAETKDTIEYEGQEYPLIKMEISSTSHPFYTGKVKLVDTAGRVDKFMNKYKKFAK